A window of Pseudomonas alcaliphila JAB1 genomic DNA:
ATGTCTAAGGCTGTTCAACTGATCAAAGAACACGACGTGAAGTGGGTAGACCTGCGCTTCACCGATACCAAGGGCAAGCAGCACCACGTGACCATGCCGGCCCGTGACGCCCTGGACGACGATTTCTTCGAGCACGGCAAAATGTTCGACGGTTCCTCCATTCATGGCTGGAAAGGCATCGAAGCCTCCGACATGATCCTGATGCCGGTAGACGATACCGCCGTTCTGGACCCGTTCACCGAAGAGCCGACCCTTATCCTGGTCTGCGACATCATCGAGCCGAGCACCATGCAAGGCTACGACCGCGACCCGCGCTCCATCGCCAAGCGCGCTGAAGAGTTCCTCAAAGGCACCGGCATCGGCGACACCGTATTCGTTGGCCCGGAGCCCGAGTTCTTCATCTTCGACGAAGTGAAGTTCAAGTCCGACATCTCCGGCTCGATGTTCAAGATCTACTCCGAGCAAGGCTCCTGGATGACCGACGGCGACGTCGAAGGCGGCAACAAGGGCCACCGTCCAGCCGTCAAAGGCGGTTACTTCCCGGTTCCGCCGTGCGACCACGACCACGAAATCCGTACTGCCATGTGCAACGCCATGGAAGAAATGGGCCTGGTCGTCGAAGTGCACCACCACGAAGTAGCCACTGCCGGTCAGAACGAAATCGGCGTGAAGTTCAACACCCTGGTCGCCAAGGCTGACGAAGTTCAGACCCTGAAGTACTGCGTGCACAACGTAGCCGACGCCTACGGCAAGACCGCTACCTTCATGCCGAAGCCGCTGTACGGCGACAACGGTTCGGGCATGCACGTGCACATGTCGATCTCCAAAGACGGCAAGAACACCTTCGCTGGCGAAGGCTATGCCGGCCTGTCCGAGACCGCTCTGTACTTCATCGGCGGCATCATCAAGCACGGTAAGGCCCTGAACGGCTTCACCAACCCGTCGACCAACTCCTACAAGCGTCTGGTTCCGGGCTTCGAAGCACCGGTGATGCTGGCCTACTCGGCTCGCAACCGCTCCGCCTCGATCCGTATCCCGTACGTTGCCAGCCCGAAAGCCCGCCGCATCGAAGCGCGCTTCCCGGACCCGGCTGCCAACCCGTACCTGGCCTTCGCTGCTCTGCTGATGGCCGGTATCGACGGCATCCAGAACAAGATCCACCCGGGCGATGCGGCCGACAAGAACCTGTACGACCTGCCGCCGGAAGAAGGCAAGCTGATCCCGCAAGTCTGCGGCAGCCTGAAAGAAGCCCTGGAAGAGCTGGACAAGGGCCGCGCGTTCCTGACCAAGGGCGGCGTGTTCTCCGACGACTTCATCGATGCCTACATCGAGCTGAAATCCGAAGAAGAAATCAAGGTACGTACCTTCGTACACCCGCTGGAATACGACCTGTACTACAGCGTCTAAGCCAGTCTCGCGCCGCCCTCGTGCGGCGCGTTTCAAAAGCCCTGCCCGGTTCTGCCTGGCGGGGCTTTTTTATGGACACGCAGCGGCACCATGCCCTGTAGGAGCGAGCATCGCGAGCGAACCTGGCGACCTGAAGAGCTTCGCTCGCGACGCTCGCTCCTACGGCAGATCCGAGTCCACTTTTTGTAGCCAAACATCACAGCCATGGCGCCCTGCGCTTGCCAGGAACCGCCAGCAGTGCAAGGCTTAGCGCATCATCCGCGGAAGGATCGGCCCATGCGCCCGCTACTCGCCTGCCTGCTGCTTGCCCTGGCCTTGCCGGCCAGTGCGCAGATCTACAAATACACCGACGCCAACGGCAACACGGTCTTCACCAACCAGCCGCCCGATGGCACAGCAGCCGAAAGCGTCAACCTGCCACCAACCAATACGGTAGAGATGCAGATACCCAGCATTCCTGCGGACACCAGCGGCGACACCTCAGCACAGAGCGCGGCCCCTTACTCCGTGTTGAGCCTGACCGGTATCCCGGATGATGAAGCCATGCGCGCCAACAACGGCACCTTCGTCGTCGGGGTGAACATCCAGCCACGTCTGCAACCCGGCCACCAGCTACGGCTGATTCTCGATGGCGAGCCATACGGCCAGGCCAGCAACGTACCGAGCCTGCAGCTGACCAATGTCGAGCGCGGCGAACACAGCCTGGCGGTGGCAGTGGTCTTGGGTGACCGCATCATCCAGCAGAGCGCCACCGAAACCTTTACCGTGCAGCGCATCAGCGTCAACAGCCCTGCCCGCCCACCTGTCACGCCACCGCGTCCGACCCCAAGACCTGCGAACTGATCACGATGCGTACACTGCTGCTCTGCCTGCTGTTCATCACCCAAGCAGCTTCGGCTCAGGTCTATACCTATATCGATGCTGAAGGTAACCGCGTTTTCACTGACAAACCGCGCAGCAGCAATGCCGAACGGGTGATGCTCGCGCCGTCCAACAGCGCGCAAATGAGCCAGACCCCGCCCACGGTGCGCATGGCCCCGCCACCTGCGGTTAGCAAACCGACCGTGCACTATCAGCTGCTGCGCATTCTGGTGCCGGAGCCGGACGCCTCGATCCATAACGGTTCCGGCGACATGATCGTCACCCTCAACAGCGAGCCGGGTCTGCTGCCTGGCCACAGCTATCGGCTGCTGCTCAATGGCGAGCCACAGGGCGAGACAAGCCGCAGCCCGGTCTTCTCCCTGCAGCACGTCGACCGCGGCACGCACCAACTGGTGGCAGAAATCATCGACTCCGCTGGGCTCATCGTCGAACGCACACCAGCACAGCCCTTCCACATGCACCGCATGAGCCTGGCGCAGAAGCGCAAGGTCAACCCGTGCAAGAAAGATGAATACGGCGTTCGCCCCGAGTGCCCGCTGAAAGACAAGCCCAAGGAAAAGGCCAGCATCCTTCCTTTCCTCTGAAAGCAGATTGCACCTTAATGGTGCAATCTGGCGCACCACCTCCTAAGCTCTCCCTGTTTTGGGTCGCTTTTCCCCGCCCGGCCTCGCCCCTGCACCACCAAAACCTGGCAGACCGCACAAATAATGCGTCTTTTCGGGGCCTTGGTTTGCTTCTTGCATTTTCCTGCCCATTGCCGGAAAGCACTGCCTATGACCATCAATGACGCGTTGCACCGCCTGCTACTCGACAACCTGACCACCGCTACCCTGCTGCTCAACAGCCAGCTGTGCCTTGAGTACATGAACCCGGCGGCGGAAATGCTACTGGCCGTCAGCGGCCAGCGCAGCCATGGTCAGTTCATCAGCGACCTGTTCACCGAATCGCCCGAGGCGCTGTCATCCTTGCGCCAGGCGGTGGAGCAGGCACATCCGTTCAACAAGCGTGAAGCCGTACTGACCTCGGTCACTGGCCAGACGCTGACCGTGGACTACGCCGTCACCCCACTGTTCAGCAAGGGTGAAACCCTGCTGCTGCTGGAGGTGCACCCGCGTGATCGCCTGCTGCGCATCACCAAGGAAGAGGCGCAGCTGTCCAAGCAGGAAACCACCAAACTGCTGGTGCGCGGCCTGGCCCACGAAATCAAGAATCCACTCGGCGGCATTCGCGGCGCAGCACAACTGCTGTCGCGCGAACTGCCCAACGAAGAGCTCAAGGACTACACCAACGTCATCATCGAAGAGGCCGACCGCCTGCGTAACCTGGTCGACCGCATGCTCGGTTCGAACAAGCTGCCGTCGCTGGCAATGACCAATATCCACGAGGTGCTGGAGCGCGTCGCCAACCTGATCGAAGCGGAAAGCCAGGGCGGCATCACTTTGGTGCGCGACTACGACCCAAGCATCCCCGACCTGCTGATCGACCGCGAGCAGATGATCCAGGCCGTGCTCAATATCGTGCGCAACGCCATGCAGGCCATCGCCGGGCAGAAGCACGACATGGGCCTCGGGCGCATCAGCCTGCGTACCCGCACCCTGCGCCAGTTCACTATCGGCCACACCCGTCACCGCCTGGTGGTCAAGGTCGAGATCATCGACAACGGCCCCGGCATCCCGCCTGAGCTGCAGGAAACCATCTTCTATCCCATGGTCAGCGGGCGTGCCGACGGCACCGGCCTGGGCCTGGCCATCACCCAGAACATCATCAGTCAGCACCAGGGCCTGATCGAGTGCGAGAGCTATCCCGGCCACACCGTATTCTCGATCTTCCTACCGCTGGAACAAGGAGCGCCCACGCCATGAGCCGCAGTGAAACCGTCTGGATTGTCGACGACGATCGTTCCATCCGCTGGGTACTGGAAAAGGCCCTGCAACAGGAAGGCATGACCACCCAGAGTTTCGACAGTGCCGACGGTGTACTCGCCCGCCTGACCCGCCAGCAGCCGGACGTGATCATCTCCGACATCCGCATGCCCGGCGCCAGCGGCCTCGACCTGCTGGCACGCATCCGCGAGCTGTACCCGCGCCTGCCGGTGATCATCATGACCGCGCATTCGGACCTGGACAGCGCGGTGGCCAGCTACCAAGGCGGCGCCTTCGAATACCTGCCCAAGCCGTTCGACGTCGACGAAGCCGTCTCTCTGGTCAAGCGCGCCTTCCAGCACGCCCAGGAGCAGCAGAGCCTGGCCGCGCCCGCTGCACAGGCGCGCACCCCGGAAATCATCGGCGAGGCGCCGGCGATGCAGGAGGTGTTCCGCGCTATCGGCCGCTTGAGCCATTCCAATATCACCGTGCTGATCAACGGCGAATCCGGCACGGGCAAAGAGCTGGTGGCGCACGCCCTGCACCGCCACAGCCCACGCGCGGCCGCGCCGTTCATTGCCCTGAACATGGCAGCGATTCCCAAGGACCTGATGGAGTCCGAGCTGTTCGGCCACGAGAAAGGCGCCTTCACCGGCGCCGCCAACCAGCGCCGCGGTCGCTTCGAACAGGCCGATGGCGGCACCCTGTTCCTCGACGAGATCGGCGACATGCCGGCCGACACTCAGACCCGCCTGCTGCGCGTTCTGGCCGATGGCGAGTTCTACCGCGTCGGTGGCCACACCCCGGTGAAGGTGGACGTGCGCATCATCGCCGCCACCCACCAGAACCTGGAAACCCTGGTACATGCCGGCAAGTTCCGTGAAGACCTGTTCCACCGCCTCAACGTCATTCGTATCCATATCCCGCGCCTGGCCGACCGCCGCGAGGACATCCCGACCCTGGCTCATCACTTCCTCGCCCGCGCCGCGCAGGAGCTGGCGGTCGAGCCCAAGCTGCTCAAGAGCGAAACCGAGGATTACCTCAAGCACCTGCCCTGGCCGGGCAACGTGCGCCAGCTGGAGAACACCTGCCGCTGGATCACCGTCATGGCCTCGGGCCGTGAGGTGCATGTCGACGACCTGCCGCCGGAGCTGCTGACCCAGCCGCAGGACGCCGCTCCAGTGACCAACTGGGAGCAGGCGCTACGCCTGTGGGCCGACCAGGCCCTGGCGCGTGGCCAGTCCAACCTGCTCGACAGCGCCGTACCGGCCTTCGAGCGCATCATGATCGAAACCGCTCTCAAACACACCGCCGGCCGTCGCCGCGACGCTGCCCTGCTGTTGGGCTGGGGTCGTAACACCCTGACGCGCAAGATCAAGGAACTGGGCATGAAGGTCGACGGCGGGGACGACGACGACAGCGACGACTGATCCCGCCAGCGTTACGAAAAAGGGCATCCCGTGGGATGCCCTTTTCATTTCTCCCGGATTG
This region includes:
- the glnA gene encoding glutamate--ammonia ligase — translated: MSKAVQLIKEHDVKWVDLRFTDTKGKQHHVTMPARDALDDDFFEHGKMFDGSSIHGWKGIEASDMILMPVDDTAVLDPFTEEPTLILVCDIIEPSTMQGYDRDPRSIAKRAEEFLKGTGIGDTVFVGPEPEFFIFDEVKFKSDISGSMFKIYSEQGSWMTDGDVEGGNKGHRPAVKGGYFPVPPCDHDHEIRTAMCNAMEEMGLVVEVHHHEVATAGQNEIGVKFNTLVAKADEVQTLKYCVHNVADAYGKTATFMPKPLYGDNGSGMHVHMSISKDGKNTFAGEGYAGLSETALYFIGGIIKHGKALNGFTNPSTNSYKRLVPGFEAPVMLAYSARNRSASIRIPYVASPKARRIEARFPDPAANPYLAFAALLMAGIDGIQNKIHPGDAADKNLYDLPPEEGKLIPQVCGSLKEALEELDKGRAFLTKGGVFSDDFIDAYIELKSEEEIKVRTFVHPLEYDLYYSV
- a CDS encoding DUF4124 domain-containing protein, with amino-acid sequence MRPLLACLLLALALPASAQIYKYTDANGNTVFTNQPPDGTAAESVNLPPTNTVEMQIPSIPADTSGDTSAQSAAPYSVLSLTGIPDDEAMRANNGTFVVGVNIQPRLQPGHQLRLILDGEPYGQASNVPSLQLTNVERGEHSLAVAVVLGDRIIQQSATETFTVQRISVNSPARPPVTPPRPTPRPAN
- a CDS encoding DUF4124 domain-containing protein, which codes for MRTLLLCLLFITQAASAQVYTYIDAEGNRVFTDKPRSSNAERVMLAPSNSAQMSQTPPTVRMAPPPAVSKPTVHYQLLRILVPEPDASIHNGSGDMIVTLNSEPGLLPGHSYRLLLNGEPQGETSRSPVFSLQHVDRGTHQLVAEIIDSAGLIVERTPAQPFHMHRMSLAQKRKVNPCKKDEYGVRPECPLKDKPKEKASILPFL
- the glnL gene encoding nitrogen regulation protein NR(II) — encoded protein: MTINDALHRLLLDNLTTATLLLNSQLCLEYMNPAAEMLLAVSGQRSHGQFISDLFTESPEALSSLRQAVEQAHPFNKREAVLTSVTGQTLTVDYAVTPLFSKGETLLLLEVHPRDRLLRITKEEAQLSKQETTKLLVRGLAHEIKNPLGGIRGAAQLLSRELPNEELKDYTNVIIEEADRLRNLVDRMLGSNKLPSLAMTNIHEVLERVANLIEAESQGGITLVRDYDPSIPDLLIDREQMIQAVLNIVRNAMQAIAGQKHDMGLGRISLRTRTLRQFTIGHTRHRLVVKVEIIDNGPGIPPELQETIFYPMVSGRADGTGLGLAITQNIISQHQGLIECESYPGHTVFSIFLPLEQGAPTP
- the ntrC gene encoding nitrogen regulation protein NR(I), which codes for MSRSETVWIVDDDRSIRWVLEKALQQEGMTTQSFDSADGVLARLTRQQPDVIISDIRMPGASGLDLLARIRELYPRLPVIIMTAHSDLDSAVASYQGGAFEYLPKPFDVDEAVSLVKRAFQHAQEQQSLAAPAAQARTPEIIGEAPAMQEVFRAIGRLSHSNITVLINGESGTGKELVAHALHRHSPRAAAPFIALNMAAIPKDLMESELFGHEKGAFTGAANQRRGRFEQADGGTLFLDEIGDMPADTQTRLLRVLADGEFYRVGGHTPVKVDVRIIAATHQNLETLVHAGKFREDLFHRLNVIRIHIPRLADRREDIPTLAHHFLARAAQELAVEPKLLKSETEDYLKHLPWPGNVRQLENTCRWITVMASGREVHVDDLPPELLTQPQDAAPVTNWEQALRLWADQALARGQSNLLDSAVPAFERIMIETALKHTAGRRRDAALLLGWGRNTLTRKIKELGMKVDGGDDDDSDD